TTCAAATTGGAAGGAATATTATTTTTCATGACCACAGAAAAGCGCTTACCTCGAAGTCAAAGGTATAACCCTGCCAGCAAGGAATTCCATAAAGAAGACTTTCCTTTTTATTGGTTAGCACGAGTGCATGGCCGCTATCAGCTTGCCATGGAAAAAGCACTTAAAAAGATTGACCTAGACATTCCTAGCTGGCGCATTCTCTTTATTCTCAAAGAAGAAGGCGTTTCAAGCATGTCACAAATTGCGGAACACGCTATCGCCAAATTACCGACTGTCACCAAGACAGTTTATCGTATGAAAAACGAAGGCTTACTCGACACACAAGTATGCGATGACGATGGTCGCGTAACACGGGTGACCTTAACAGATAAAGGCTGGGAAGCAGTTCACAATATTGAAGAAGCCACTCAGAGCATATTCAAACAAAGCTTTAAGGGTATGACCGAAGCTCAAATTAAGCGTTTAAATAAACTCTTAGAACAGCTTTTCCACAATCTTCCAGAACCCAAGTAGCAAAGAACCTAGCAAGCCACGCCCCTTCGATAAAAGGTTCGTGGCTTATTATCTAGCAACAGAAATCCTCTTTAAGCCATAGCTGCTCGAGCACGTACATGTTTGTCAGAGAACTCTTTTTTATCTGTTTTCAAAATTGAGATATTAAATTCAACATCCAAGTATTCGCCATCAAAACCATGCTCTGCTATTTTCCCTTTGTCGGATACAGTAGTTGCCTCAACCACTAATTCATCACGAGTTGCAAATGCAAAGTCGTCATAAGTGTACTTATCACCCGCTAGGTTAATCTGTGTCGTTAGGTGCTTGTAGCCGTCTTTTTTAGCGAAGAAGTGAATATGCGCAGGACGATTACCATGGCGACCCAGAAGACTTAATACCTTGTTGGTAGAACCTTCTGGCGGCACGCCATAACCGTTTGGCACTATGCTTCGAGCATAATAGTAACCCTTTTCATCAGTTACAACTTTACGGCGCAGGTTAAACTCACTCTGTGTTGTGTCAAAATAAGAATAAGCCCCTTTTGTATCAGCGTGCCATAGATCAACGACCGCGCCTGCAATAGGCTCACCCGTTTCTTCATCTATTACTTGTCCGTGCAACCACATACCTTGACCTGGTGTATTACCATCGTCCATACGAGTAACCGTTTGATCTTGTGGAGCACCTTCTACAAACAAAGGA
The window above is part of the Marinomonas sp. THO17 genome. Proteins encoded here:
- a CDS encoding MarR family winged helix-turn-helix transcriptional regulator is translated as MTTEKRLPRSQRYNPASKEFHKEDFPFYWLARVHGRYQLAMEKALKKIDLDIPSWRILFILKEEGVSSMSQIAEHAIAKLPTVTKTVYRMKNEGLLDTQVCDDDGRVTRVTLTDKGWEAVHNIEEATQSIFKQSFKGMTEAQIKRLNKLLEQLFHNLPEPK
- the catA gene encoding catechol 1,2-dioxygenase; amino-acid sequence: MTVRTIQTEAVQALLHKVAGFDNNDGNPRVKEIVSRIVTDLFQMIEDLDLTPEEFWHGVNYLNELGTNMEAVLLAPGLGFDHFLDIREDAKDEQIGLLGGTPRTIEGPLFVEGAPQDQTVTRMDDGNTPGQGMWLHGQVIDEETGEPIAGAVVDLWHADTKGAYSYFDTTQSEFNLRRKVVTDEKGYYYARSIVPNGYGVPPEGSTNKVLSLLGRHGNRPAHIHFFAKKDGYKHLTTQINLAGDKYTYDDFAFATRDELVVEATTVSDKGKIAEHGFDGEYLDVEFNISILKTDKKEFSDKHVRARAAMA